A stretch of the Gossypium hirsutum isolate 1008001.06 chromosome D07, Gossypium_hirsutum_v2.1, whole genome shotgun sequence genome encodes the following:
- the LOC121219374 gene encoding protein RALF-like 27, producing MGYFPLFILASLLLINNSVTKSASLAFPESKPNTTKYDETIGEFIEDEEQVVLFGESEVKQRSLAAATPISYQGLQPQPVCNANIYGNCIKPAGPDYRPCTTYNRCKRGVK from the coding sequence ATGGGATATTTTCCATTGTTCATATTAGCTTCTTTGCTGTTAATCAACAACAGTGTGACCAAATCAGCATCTTTAGCCTTTCCTGAGAGCAAACCAAACACTACGAAATACGATGAAACAATTGGTGAATTCATCGAAGATGAAGAACAAGTGGTGTTGTTCGGTGAATCCGAGGTGAAACAAAGGAGCCTTGCTGCAGCTACTCCTATATCTTATCAAGGGTTACAGCCTCAACCGGTTTGCAATGCGAATATTTATGGGAATTGTATAAAACCTGCAGGTCCTGATTATCGGCCTTGTACAACATATAATCGTTGCAAGAGGGGAgtcaaatga
- the LOC121219125 gene encoding protein RALF-like 27: MGNDFTRGILSVSLAIFAIVFPIYAFETSFFLDQNNAVTTTLCNSTVTEDCDRNVNGDSHSSKRLLQGGPTYNRRRHICYGAIQKPGVCNGNIYGNCIVPIGPSYRPCTVYTRCKRGVR, translated from the coding sequence ATGGGAAATGATTTCACAAGAGGAATTCTCTCCGTTTCTCTTGCAATCTTTGCTATTGTTTTCCCCATATATGCCTTTGAAACTTCCTTCTTCTTAGATCAAAACAATGCCGTCACCACGACCCTATGCAATTCCACCGTAACTGAAGACTGTGACCGTAATGTAAACGGAGACAGTCACTCGTCTAAACGTCTCCTTCAAGGAGGACCAACATACAATCGTCGTCGTCACATATGTTACGGAGCTATTCAGAAGCCGGGGGTTTGTAATGGTAATATCTACGGTAATTGCATTGTACCTATCGGTCCATCATATCGTCCTTGTACTGTGTATACACGATGCAAGCGAGGAGTTCGATAA